The DNA window gatgaggtctaactcctttagacatggtctaaagggaaacgtagttagacgtggtttaactcctttagacgcggtctaaaggaaagcgcagTTGGACGCAATTTAACTCCTTTAgtcgtggtctaaaggaaaacgcagttagacgaggtctaactcctttagacgtgatctaaagggaagcacagttagacgtggtctaactcctttaaatgtGGTCTGAAGGAAAGTGCATTTAAACGCtatctaactcatttagacgtggtctaaaggaaagcgcagttagacgcggtctaactcctttagacgtggtctaaagggaagtgcagttagacgcggtctaactcctttagacgtggtctaaagggaagcgcagttagacgcgatctaactcccttagacgtCCAAAGAAGCGTTTAACTACGTACTCACTAAGCTCTTCTGTAGTTATCGTTTTCAAAAGTATGACAACTCAGCCATAACAATGAATGAACAACTCCCACGTACTCTAATATTCAAATTTCCTATGATGTAGTACAATAGAATATTAGaagatattcggcgcactagaTGTCTTGTATGGCCACGATCTCAATGCTCAGTCTGATGTACCTTCGTACTATTCGCGACCATtcaacggacacatgccacgtgtcctCAAAGAAAGTTCGACCGTTGGTGCAATTCAACTATAAATAGAAACCCAAGGATAacggaggaactaccggttacACTCTTAATCAATCTGCCTCACACATACATGTCTTACAAGTTGATTAAGCTCTCTCTAATTATCCAATCTCTCAAGCTCAAGCACTAATCATTCACTACTTGTCTGTGTGAATATCCTGTAATTCATTCACTATTCTTTTTGTGTGAAATATAAGTGtcgtaagttgaacaaagtgtattatgttcaatagagtgttagTTAGAAGTTCAAAAATAGGTAATTGTTAAGTCCTGTGatttctgactgggtttgtgtagtgggttttattcaaatcaaagtcttttagtgaatatccttcttgttgaggaagaatgggtgatgtaggagagtttactccaacatccataaacaaaccctgtgttctttactttctgttgaTTGCATTCATCTGTCTGACGCTTCATATATAACAAATGATCCATACTTGATTCCTTCCAaaagtttgtgaagatttgcgaagaatagaaacatgttttaacttctaacagagttaaaactGAATTGAAAGTCATAAGTTattcacaatagtcagacctCAGTCTCTATTCTCAACAGCGATCCTAACATAGACCGTTAAGAATTATTTACAATGTCAATAAAATGACGATGTAAGAAATCAGATCCGAAAAACATGTGGATTCGTGTAGAGACTTTATTGTTTTTCTTGAAGATCTTCGagttaatttattgtttttttatataacattttatgtttttcatgttATCTGTCGTTAtacttaaaacaaatattattttattaaatgattatttaaaataaatagaaaagtaAACATAAATTTTCTTACCAGATCTTAAGCCTATATAGACacaatttttaaatcatatgagataaaaaaaagaaataaaagaaacaaaatgttattattattattgttctgacatacatataaaaagaaatttcaaTAACCAAATATTGTTTAAACATTTGATAAACtgaaaataagaaacaaaatggaaacttttattaatttccGGCTCACAATTGTATTTTGAAGCCTTTTATTGGTttcttcaaaaacaaaaatccaaatGAAGTAATATGGATTTAGTTAGCTTGAGATTCAACCATGGCTTTAATCATCTTAGCCACTTCCACAAGTGCATCTGGTTCTGGTATGATACCATTTACAGCTTCATGCGAAAGGAAGTTATCTGCCCAAACCACGAGATGAGGCACATTCGATTCATCTAGAAAACTCACTTCTGTCAACTTTTCAACCGCCTTCAACCACCCTAAGAAGCTTCCGAATGCAATGTCGAGATACGAAATATCGTCTCCTCCGAAGAATGCCTTCCCATTGCTAGATTTAACAAAAGTTTCTTCTAAGAACGCTAAACCCTCCTTCATCTTAACCTCTAACACCAATCTTTCTTCCTCAGATGCCATGAGGATGTTTTTTA is part of the Impatiens glandulifera chromosome 1, dImpGla2.1, whole genome shotgun sequence genome and encodes:
- the LOC124945944 gene encoding glutathione S-transferase U17-like, encoding MAEEGSSVKLLGLWPSPYVNRVQISLKLKSIDYEFIEEPFGRKSDLLLRSNYVHKKIPVFFHNQRAISESLVIVQYIDEQWSSGHSILPSDPLDRANARFWAAYADDEWFPALKNILMASEEERLVLEVKMKEGLAFLEETFVKSSNGKAFFGGDDISYLDIAFGSFLGWLKAVEKLTEVSFLDESNVPHLVVWADNFLSHEAVNGIIPEPDALVEVAKMIKAMVESQAN